In Theobroma cacao cultivar B97-61/B2 chromosome 7, Criollo_cocoa_genome_V2, whole genome shotgun sequence, the genomic window GTGCATTGTTGTAGTACACATAGGTGGATTGGAAAGTCGACAagtaaagataattttacttGAAAAGGTTGCTCGAGTTAAACTCAAATGATAAGAGCGAAATAAAATTCtaactaaagaagaaaagatcAGAAGAAAATCTTTGTCGAGACAACTTTTTCAATAAAACTCTCTAACTagatatatatgtgtgtgtctTTTTGGTGTGATATGTTTCATGAAAGCAGCAACAATGGCCCatggtcaaaattttcagattaAGCCAAAGGGAATGGTGGGTTCCATTAGATCTTGGGGGCGTTAATCCATGTCTAGAGAGGAAGGAAAGTGATTTGCTTTAGTACTAAAGATAATAATCATATCCTTGACCAATCTAGAAAGTAGGAAGAGGAAAGGGGTATTGTGAAATATTCATGCATATTTAGACCTCTAAAATGTCCTAGAGCTAGCACATTTCGTCACATCTTTAATCTAATTAAGGACATGGTCCCCCTACTTGATCTTGAAAAGTTCGTTGCCTTTCGTATTAGCTTGAATAATTGATACCATAAGAATCACCATTGATGGGATTGAAAGGACAAAGTAACTTATTTTCTTGTAGTTTTTGAGCTAAGAGGGAGAAACCCAACTCTGGATGAGAAGTAGAAATCGAATTGGTTTGGAACTCTTTAAGATGCAAGTAGCCAATGACACTGCACTGAACGAGAAGTACTGAttggaaattttaaatatacagacaaaaataatgatgacATGCGCTACAGTCTATTGGGATAACGAATTTCTTGATCATTTCTGTTATCCTAATCCTCTTCGGAAACTCATCTCCCTGGAACCAAAACATCAAGAACTGAGCTCTCAACAATGCCTTGTCAGGCGCCCACACAGCCATTTGGAAAGTGCACCAGCATTACTTCCTTTCGGCTTGGAGCCTTCAAATGTTGACCACAACTCTTTTTGGTTACTCAAACAAGTAACTAGAATGCAACTTTgtgtcattttcttttgcGAGATTTTGTTGGATtctgatttttaattttacgtACAAAAAGTATGCCTCAACTTATCAAAATAAGGAGCTTGTTATGAGAAACGTGAAACAGATGCTTTAGATTGACACAAAATGATatcttaatattattttcacaTGTTGTAAGTTCATTAGCATCGAAAACTTGATTGCTATTGTAAAAAACATATTAGAAACTGTAAATTTTCACCGAAAGACGTGTAATAGATTTGGAATATGGAACTGGTCGAGTTTTATATTTCTAAAAGAACATCAAGCTGTGAAGCTTATGCTGTTTTCATCATCCAGTCTCTGGACAATTTGTCATAATCTGCTCGGAACTATGAAGATAATGCTTTGCTTCGGATGTATCATAACCATTTGGAAATGCAAGAAATGAACTCTAAGATTGTGCACCATCAGCATAACTTGGAGTAAGAACAATTGAATAACTTGCATATTTAGACTACACATTGGTTTGCCATACAACAATCATAGAGCAACAGTAATATTTACTACTACCAAAAAGAATCGACTTACAATGACAACCTTTCAAGGTGTTTAAAGTAattggagaatgaagaaggaAGAGGACAGAGAAACATCTATATTTTCCAGAAGCCACATTAATTTTGAAGTTATGAGTTAGGTTCTAAGAGGCGGGAGCAGCAGCAGCAACTTCAGTTTTCTCCTTTCCAGCTTCCTTCAGTTTCTTCCAGTTTTCATCACTGTCTATGATTTCTCCAGTCTTTAAGAGGTAGCGAACCTTTTTTCCATTATCTAACACTTTATGACCCACCCGGCTAGTGACATCTTGTTCTTTAGAATAGAGCATCACGTTTGAGCTATGAATAGGTGCTTCAATCTGGAACACCACAATTAAGATGagataaacatatatacaggcagagaagaaaagaatattttgtgTTTATAGATATTTGCACACCAAAATATATGTAGCTTTCCAGGAATTATATCCATACTAAAAAACCAGCGAAAGGAGTGCAGGAGAAACTTACTCCTATCAATGTCATAAAGAAACAGAAACATGCTCCTAGGGATGAACATGAGAAACATATATTTCAAATACATCCGAATATAATGAAACAAGGCATGTGCACTTTCCAAAATAGAGTATCAATAAAAgtgtaataactttttttctttttgaaagtAAAATGAACAGTATAAAGACCTTAATTATCTGTCCAGGTTGACCCTCTTCTCTGCTCTTCATATGCTTAGTCTTCAGGTTTATATCTTTCACTACAACGGTGCTGTTATGCTTAAAGATCTCAGTTACCTCCCCAGTTTTGCCCTTGTCACGGCCAGATATTACTTTAATTGTATCTCCCACCTTAACATGCATTTTATGTAAAATCGGAAGGCTGTTTGGCTTACATTTCTTCCTCTCCCATCTTTTAAGCTGCGAAAGTACAggggaaaaaaacaagaaatataGTAAATAACATGGAAACTAAACATGTCTGACATAGCAAAACAAGGACTCCCACAATGATACTCTTTTCAAAGAGGATGCAGCATTCACAATAA contains:
- the LOC18593699 gene encoding 50S ribosomal protein L24, chloroplastic isoform X1; the encoded protein is MAAMAALQSSMTTLSISSNSFLGQRLSVPPSLSPLTVKPRENPCLIVVKLKRWERKKCKPNSLPILHKMHVKVGDTIKVISGRDKGKTGEVTEIFKHNSTVVVKDINLKTKHMKSREEGQPGQIIKIEAPIHSSNVMLYSKEQDVTSRVGHKVLDNGKKVRYLLKTGEIIDSDENWKKLKEAGKEKTEVAAAAPAS
- the LOC18593699 gene encoding 50S ribosomal protein L24, chloroplastic isoform X2; translation: MVKPRENPCLIVVKLKRWERKKCKPNSLPILHKMHVKVGDTIKVISGRDKGKTGEVTEIFKHNSTVVVKDINLKTKHMKSREEGQPGQIIKIEAPIHSSNVMLYSKEQDVTSRVGHKVLDNGKKVRYLLKTGEIIDSDENWKKLKEAGKEKTEVAAAAPAS